The following proteins are encoded in a genomic region of candidate division KSB1 bacterium:
- a CDS encoding leucyl/phenylalanyl-tRNA--protein transferase, with amino-acid sequence MIVEFPPVETADSETGLLAFGGDLTVGSLELAYRSGIFPWPTENQPILWFAPPERAIIEFSELKISKRLERSLKKSPFTFRVNSNFVEVITNCANLTNRRKQQGTWITEEIINAYNEFHKAGFAQSFEVLNGNDELVGGLYGVLINKYFAGESMFYKETNASKFALIQTVQYLKKLEISWMDVQILNPFLATFGAKEISRELFMEKLNQALNEPW; translated from the coding sequence GTGATAGTAGAATTCCCCCCGGTTGAGACGGCCGACAGCGAAACAGGTCTCCTGGCATTTGGCGGAGATCTCACTGTCGGTTCCCTGGAATTGGCCTACCGAAGCGGCATTTTTCCCTGGCCCACTGAAAACCAACCCATTTTGTGGTTCGCGCCGCCTGAAAGAGCGATCATTGAGTTTAGTGAGTTGAAAATTTCAAAACGTTTAGAGCGCTCCTTGAAGAAATCTCCATTTACTTTTCGTGTAAATTCAAATTTTGTTGAAGTAATCACAAACTGTGCAAACCTGACAAATCGCAGGAAACAGCAGGGAACCTGGATTACCGAAGAAATAATTAACGCTTACAATGAATTTCACAAAGCCGGATTCGCGCAGAGTTTTGAAGTGTTAAACGGGAACGATGAATTAGTCGGAGGCCTTTACGGTGTGCTCATAAATAAATACTTTGCAGGCGAAAGTATGTTTTATAAAGAAACCAATGCGTCAAAATTTGCATTAATTCAAACCGTTCAGTATCTTAAAAAATTAGAGATTAGCTGGATGGACGTCCAGATCCTAAACCCATTTTTAGCTACCTTTGGCGCTAAAGAAATTTCTCGCGAACTTTTTATGGAAAAACTAAATCAAGCCCTAAACGAACCATGGTGA
- the metH gene encoding methionine synthase encodes MTDTFKQLTAILNKRIMVLDGAMGTMIQRLNLSEEDFRGEQFKDHPHSLKGDNDLLSITQPEIIKEIHRDFFDAGADIIETNTFNGTPISQADYQLENQVYEINLGAAKIAKEVAAEVTASNPDKPRFVAGALGPTNKTLSMSRDVNNPGFRDVTFEQMADAYMEQTRGLVDGGVDILLVETIFDTLNAKAALFAIQEYFVKSGKTLPVMISGTIVDASGRTLSGQTTEAFWISVSHTQNLLSVGLNCALGSKQMRPFIEALSRVADYKTSLYPNAGLPNEFGGYDETPEFMAEQIEEYARSGFLNLAGGCCGTTPAHIKAIAEAVAKYPPRKEPEIKPYLRLSGLEPVVVTPDTNFVNVGERTNVAGSRKFARLILNGEFEEALSVARQQVENGAQIIDVNMDEGMLDSEDAMEKFLKLVVAEPDISRVPVMIDSSKWSVIETGLRCMQGKCVVNSISMKEGEAQFKEHARKILEYGAAVIVMAFDEKGQADTFERKIKICERAYNILTKEIGFPPQDIIFDPNILTVATGMEEHNNYGVDYIKATRWIKENLPLAQVSGGVSNFSFSFRGNNHIREAMHSAFLYHAIQAGMDMGIVNAGQLEVYAEIPKDLLELVEDVLLNRRSDATERLVDFADKVKSEGQTEVKQEEWRKDSVAERLKHALVKGIVEYIEEDTEEARQNYPRSIAVIEGPLMDGMNIVGDLFGSGKMFLPQVVKSARVMKKSVAYLVPFIEAEKEKSGVSKARAKILLATVKGDVHDIGKNIVGVVLACNNFEIIDLGVMVSIEQILETAQKEKVDIIGLSGLITPSLDEMVHNASEMERLGFKLPLLIGGATTSRVHTAVKIEPNYSGPTMHVLDASRSVPVVNSLINEKQHKEFIEEVRDEYKKVREDHSRRQESKTYLTLEQARANKVKINWQESQIITPRKLGITTLQDYPLTEIRNYIDWTPFFITWELHGKFPQIFEDKKVGEEAGKLYDDAQKLLDKVVDEKLLKANGVIGLFPANAIGDDIELYTDENRDKILNVLHTLRQQTQKTGSNPNRALADYVAPKETGMNDYIGAFAVTAGIGIEKLVEQFEKEHDDYNSIMVKALADRLAEAFTELLHEKVRKEFWGYALEEKFSNEELVKEKYSGIRPAPGYPACPDHTEKEILWDLLEAEKNTGIKLTESFAMYPAASVCGFYFAHPQTKYFSVGKIGKDQVEEYQSRKTVSLKEIEKWLRPNLNYTT; translated from the coding sequence ATGACGGACACATTTAAGCAGCTTACTGCTATTTTAAACAAACGTATCATGGTTTTGGATGGCGCGATGGGTACCATGATTCAACGCCTCAACTTATCTGAGGAGGACTTCCGCGGCGAGCAGTTCAAAGATCATCCACATTCTCTTAAAGGCGACAACGATTTGCTCTCGATAACTCAGCCGGAGATCATCAAAGAAATCCATCGCGATTTTTTCGATGCCGGTGCCGACATTATTGAGACCAACACATTCAACGGCACTCCGATTTCACAAGCAGATTACCAGCTTGAAAATCAAGTCTACGAAATAAATTTAGGCGCCGCGAAAATAGCCAAAGAAGTAGCGGCTGAAGTAACAGCATCAAATCCAGACAAACCGAGATTCGTAGCCGGCGCTTTAGGGCCCACCAACAAGACGCTTTCTATGTCCCGTGACGTGAATAATCCGGGCTTTCGGGATGTTACGTTTGAGCAGATGGCCGACGCCTACATGGAGCAAACCAGAGGGCTTGTAGACGGCGGAGTGGACATTCTCCTGGTTGAAACTATTTTCGATACTCTAAACGCCAAAGCCGCACTTTTCGCAATCCAGGAATATTTTGTCAAAAGCGGTAAAACGTTGCCGGTGATGATTTCCGGGACTATCGTTGATGCCAGCGGTAGAACTCTTTCCGGTCAAACGACCGAGGCGTTTTGGATTTCAGTTTCACATACCCAGAACCTCCTCAGCGTCGGGTTGAACTGCGCTCTGGGTTCAAAGCAAATGCGTCCGTTTATTGAAGCGCTCTCACGGGTCGCTGACTATAAAACAAGTCTCTACCCGAACGCTGGTTTACCAAATGAGTTTGGCGGTTATGATGAAACGCCTGAGTTTATGGCCGAACAAATTGAGGAGTACGCTCGCAGCGGTTTTCTCAACCTTGCAGGTGGTTGCTGCGGCACAACACCGGCGCATATAAAAGCAATTGCCGAAGCAGTAGCAAAGTACCCGCCGCGAAAAGAGCCCGAAATAAAGCCGTATCTAAGATTAAGCGGTTTAGAACCGGTTGTCGTCACGCCGGACACTAACTTTGTTAACGTTGGTGAGCGCACGAACGTCGCGGGATCGCGCAAATTTGCCCGACTAATCCTAAACGGCGAATTTGAGGAAGCGCTATCCGTTGCGAGGCAGCAGGTTGAAAACGGCGCCCAGATAATCGACGTCAATATGGACGAGGGCATGCTCGACTCCGAAGATGCGATGGAGAAATTTCTGAAGCTGGTTGTGGCCGAGCCTGACATTTCGCGGGTGCCAGTGATGATCGACTCCTCGAAATGGTCCGTGATCGAAACCGGTCTCAGGTGCATGCAGGGCAAGTGTGTGGTGAATTCCATCAGCATGAAAGAAGGCGAGGCACAATTCAAAGAGCATGCACGCAAAATTCTCGAATATGGTGCTGCGGTCATTGTTATGGCGTTTGATGAAAAAGGCCAGGCCGATACTTTTGAACGAAAAATCAAGATTTGCGAGCGTGCTTATAACATTCTTACCAAAGAAATCGGCTTCCCACCTCAGGACATTATTTTTGATCCCAATATTCTCACAGTAGCGACGGGAATGGAGGAGCACAACAATTATGGTGTCGATTATATTAAAGCCACGAGGTGGATAAAAGAAAATCTGCCGCTCGCTCAAGTCAGCGGCGGGGTGAGTAATTTTTCGTTTTCCTTCCGCGGCAATAATCATATCCGGGAAGCCATGCATTCGGCTTTTCTTTATCACGCAATTCAGGCCGGAATGGATATGGGCATTGTTAATGCCGGTCAGTTGGAAGTCTACGCAGAGATCCCAAAAGACCTTCTGGAGCTGGTTGAAGATGTGTTATTGAATCGACGGTCGGACGCCACTGAACGCCTGGTCGACTTTGCTGATAAAGTTAAATCTGAAGGTCAAACCGAAGTCAAACAAGAAGAGTGGCGTAAAGATTCGGTTGCAGAAAGGCTCAAACATGCGCTGGTAAAAGGCATCGTCGAGTATATTGAAGAAGATACGGAAGAAGCGCGGCAAAATTATCCAAGGTCAATCGCAGTGATCGAAGGTCCGCTCATGGACGGCATGAATATCGTCGGCGATTTGTTTGGCTCCGGAAAGATGTTCTTGCCGCAAGTCGTCAAAAGTGCGCGGGTGATGAAGAAATCGGTTGCCTATCTCGTGCCGTTTATCGAAGCTGAAAAAGAAAAATCCGGCGTTTCGAAAGCTCGCGCAAAGATTCTGCTCGCCACCGTGAAAGGGGATGTCCACGATATTGGCAAAAACATCGTCGGTGTGGTACTGGCCTGCAACAATTTTGAAATCATCGATTTGGGAGTTATGGTTTCTATCGAACAAATCCTCGAAACCGCCCAAAAAGAAAAAGTTGATATTATCGGTTTGAGCGGTTTGATTACACCCTCCCTTGATGAAATGGTTCACAACGCAAGTGAAATGGAACGTCTCGGGTTTAAGCTGCCTTTGTTAATCGGCGGCGCCACAACTTCTCGAGTGCACACCGCGGTGAAAATAGAGCCTAATTATTCAGGCCCCACCATGCACGTCCTGGATGCTTCGCGAAGCGTCCCAGTTGTGAATAGTCTAATAAACGAAAAACAGCACAAGGAATTTATTGAAGAAGTACGTGACGAATATAAAAAAGTACGTGAAGATCACAGTCGCAGGCAGGAATCAAAAACGTATTTGACCCTCGAACAAGCCAGAGCGAATAAAGTAAAAATCAACTGGCAGGAATCCCAAATCATAACTCCCCGAAAATTAGGCATAACGACTTTGCAGGATTATCCCCTCACAGAGATAAGAAACTATATTGACTGGACGCCATTTTTCATCACCTGGGAACTGCACGGCAAATTCCCCCAAATTTTCGAAGATAAAAAAGTTGGCGAAGAAGCGGGCAAACTTTATGACGACGCCCAAAAACTTTTAGACAAAGTGGTTGATGAAAAGCTATTGAAAGCAAACGGCGTTATTGGACTTTTCCCGGCCAATGCTATTGGAGATGACATCGAACTTTACACCGACGAAAATCGGGATAAAATACTAAATGTATTACACACGCTTAGACAACAGACACAAAAAACCGGCAGTAACCCGAATCGAGCTTTGGCAGATTATGTTGCGCCCAAAGAAACCGGCATGAACGATTACATCGGAGCATTTGCCGTCACTGCTGGAATTGGCATTGAAAAATTAGTTGAGCAGTTCGAGAAAGAACACGATGATTACAACAGCATTATGGTCAAAGCCCTCGCCGACCGCCTGGCGGAAGCTTTCACAGAGCTCCTGCATGAAAAAGTCAGGAAAGAATTCTGGGGGTATGCATTAGAAGAAAAATTCAGCAATGAAGAGCTAGTCAAAGAAAAATACTCAGGTATTCGGCCCGCACCGGGATACCCTGCTTGCCCGGATCATACTGAAAAAGAGATTCTCTGGGATTTACTCGAAGCTGAAAAGAACACCGGAATAAAACTGACCGAAAGCTTCGCGATGTACCCGGCGGCTTCGGTTTGTGGATTCTATTTTGCCCATCCGCAAACGAAGTATTTTTCTGTTGGGAAGATTGGCAAAGATCAGGTTGAGGAATATCAAAGCCGTAAAACTGTCAGTTTAAAAGAAATTGAGAAGTGGTTAAGGCCCAACCTTAATTACACGACCTAA
- a CDS encoding Sir2 family NAD-dependent protein deacetylase, with protein sequence MVSERSDKSLVELLQNSNQILIFSGAGISTGSGIPDYRGPQGVWTRRQPVYYQDFMTSEPARIEYWDYKLEGWEGFRNAEPNAVHHACSKLEEANKLCMVVTQNIDGLHSRAGTSREKLVEVHGTNLETECQTCLERTEPGPHFEEFKKTQQAPLCHCGGYLKPATISFGQSLREEDLHRANEAAEKTDLVIALGSTLSVHPAASIPLMAANRGSPYVIINRGETDQDNHPAVSLRLEGDVVEIFPPAVEAAIK encoded by the coding sequence ATGGTGAGTGAAAGATCCGATAAAAGTCTTGTTGAGCTCCTGCAAAACAGCAATCAAATTTTGATTTTTTCCGGAGCCGGAATATCTACCGGCAGCGGCATCCCGGATTATCGCGGACCGCAGGGAGTCTGGACTCGCCGCCAACCGGTTTACTACCAGGATTTCATGACTTCAGAACCGGCTCGGATTGAATATTGGGATTACAAATTAGAAGGGTGGGAAGGCTTTCGAAACGCTGAGCCAAATGCCGTGCACCACGCCTGTTCTAAACTTGAGGAAGCAAACAAGTTGTGCATGGTTGTTACGCAAAATATTGATGGGTTACATTCGCGGGCAGGCACTTCGCGAGAAAAGCTGGTGGAAGTGCACGGTACAAATCTGGAAACTGAGTGCCAAACCTGCCTGGAGAGAACAGAGCCCGGGCCTCACTTCGAGGAATTTAAAAAAACTCAACAGGCGCCTCTGTGTCATTGCGGCGGTTATCTTAAACCGGCAACGATTAGCTTTGGGCAGAGTTTGCGGGAAGAAGATCTGCACAGAGCGAACGAAGCCGCTGAGAAAACAGACCTGGTGATTGCACTTGGCTCTACCCTATCGGTACATCCGGCAGCGTCGATCCCGCTTATGGCCGCAAATCGCGGCAGCCCTTATGTGATCATCAACCGGGGAGAGACCGATCAGGATAATCATCCGGCTGTCAGTCTGCGTTTGGAAGGGGACGTAGTGGAAATATTTCCGCCGGCTGTTGAAGCTGCCATAAAATAA
- a CDS encoding EVE domain-containing protein, translated as MPKKYWLMKSEPHVFSLEDLKNSPDSTTHWDGVRNYQARNFMRDQMKTGDLVLYYHSNCDEPGVVGVAEVVKEAYPDHSSWDQKSNYFDPKSSPENPRWFMVDIKWKQAFKRLVSLQEMKESTELQNMRVVQRGQRLSVQPVDKGDFDHVVKMGMK; from the coding sequence ATGCCGAAAAAATACTGGCTGATGAAATCCGAACCCCATGTCTTCTCACTTGAAGATTTAAAAAACAGTCCCGACTCGACCACCCATTGGGATGGCGTTCGGAATTATCAGGCTCGAAATTTCATGCGGGACCAAATGAAAACAGGCGACCTCGTGCTTTACTACCACTCTAATTGTGACGAGCCCGGAGTGGTAGGAGTTGCTGAAGTTGTTAAAGAGGCTTACCCCGATCACAGCTCATGGGATCAGAAATCAAACTATTTCGATCCAAAATCATCACCCGAAAACCCGCGTTGGTTTATGGTCGACATCAAATGGAAGCAGGCATTTAAACGCCTCGTGAGCTTGCAAGAAATGAAAGAATCCACGGAATTACAAAATATGCGGGTTGTGCAGCGCGGTCAACGACTGTCAGTGCAACCGGTCGACAAAGGGGATTTTGATCACGTGGTAAAAATGGGCATGAAATAG
- a CDS encoding DJ-1/PfpI family protein, with amino-acid sequence MNSISKCFKLKLPFKFFLLGILVFLNTSHNNAFSQSNNNSTKILNAAFVCVDGVYNSELMAPYDVLQHTFYRDSTNYIRCFIVTPDGKPIVTFEGIRITPDYSFENAPPVDILIIPSTETSMTADLKNTIYINWVKKTAESAAHVITVCDGAFPLAATGALKGRVVTTFPADRDRLAEMFPEVTVKHDVNFVVDGKYITSVGGALSYEPAFYLVEKLYSTKNAKRIAKGLVWDWELMRVPHLIVSKKTAKY; translated from the coding sequence ATGAATTCGATTAGCAAATGTTTTAAATTGAAATTACCGTTCAAGTTTTTTCTTTTGGGAATTTTGGTTTTTCTGAACACCTCCCATAATAATGCTTTTTCTCAATCAAATAATAATTCAACCAAAATTCTAAACGCAGCCTTTGTTTGTGTTGACGGCGTTTATAATTCCGAGCTGATGGCGCCTTATGATGTCTTGCAGCACACTTTTTACCGCGATTCCACAAATTACATCCGCTGCTTTATCGTCACCCCCGATGGCAAACCGATCGTCACTTTTGAAGGCATTCGCATAACCCCGGATTATTCTTTTGAAAACGCGCCGCCCGTCGACATTCTGATCATCCCAAGTACGGAAACCAGCATGACCGCCGATCTGAAAAATACAATTTATATAAATTGGGTCAAGAAAACCGCAGAATCGGCTGCTCATGTGATCACAGTTTGCGATGGCGCATTTCCGTTGGCCGCGACCGGTGCATTAAAAGGCAGAGTCGTCACCACGTTTCCGGCAGACCGCGACCGTCTTGCAGAAATGTTTCCTGAGGTAACCGTGAAACACGATGTGAATTTTGTAGTAGATGGAAAGTATATCACCTCTGTTGGCGGGGCGCTCAGTTACGAACCAGCCTTCTATTTGGTCGAAAAGCTTTATTCAACAAAAAACGCCAAGCGAATTGCAAAAGGTTTGGTTTGGGATTGGGAACTTATGAGGGTTCCGCATTTGATAGTTTCCAAAAAAACTGCAAAGTATTAA
- a CDS encoding thioesterase family protein, with amino-acid sequence MSENKADFDELIQQVETIFVDKIPFNKLLGMHVESLDFESAKVKIEMRDELIGNFIQRTLHGGVTSSVLDVIGGLTAFMTLLKKMEGASSQEKLERLAKFGTIDLRVDYLRPGRGKYFIAQGSVLRTGKKIAVTRMELHNDEKVLIAVGTGTYAVV; translated from the coding sequence ATGAGCGAAAATAAAGCGGATTTCGATGAACTCATTCAACAGGTCGAAACAATTTTTGTAGACAAAATCCCCTTTAATAAGCTTCTGGGAATGCACGTCGAGTCACTTGATTTTGAAAGCGCCAAAGTTAAAATCGAAATGAGAGACGAGCTGATTGGGAATTTTATTCAGAGGACTCTGCATGGTGGTGTGACATCATCAGTTCTGGATGTTATTGGCGGTTTGACGGCTTTTATGACTTTGCTAAAAAAGATGGAGGGCGCCAGCAGTCAAGAAAAATTGGAAAGGCTGGCGAAATTTGGAACCATAGATTTGCGGGTTGATTACCTCAGGCCCGGACGAGGAAAATATTTTATCGCCCAGGGTTCAGTTCTGCGCACCGGCAAAAAAATCGCAGTAACCCGAATGGAGCTTCACAACGATGAGAAGGTTCTGATCGCTGTCGGGACAGGAACTTATGCAGTGGTTTGA